A genomic region of Photobacterium swingsii contains the following coding sequences:
- a CDS encoding oxaloacetate decarboxylase subunit gamma, with protein MTDLASVLVEAATIMITGMVVVFVFLSILIFLVQLMAKFAPADPEVADKTTSSQPTAKSTDTVQPEIIAAISAAVNQYRQRRA; from the coding sequence ATGACTGATTTAGCGAGTGTGCTAGTAGAAGCGGCAACCATCATGATCACAGGAATGGTCGTGGTGTTTGTGTTTTTAAGCATCCTGATTTTTTTAGTTCAGCTTATGGCGAAATTTGCCCCTGCCGATCCCGAGGTCGCGGATAAAACGACATCGTCTCAGCCTACGGCAAAAAGTACAGATACGGTACAACCCGAGATCATTGCTGCGATTTCTGCAGCGGTTAACCAGTATCGTCAACGTCGAGCTTGA
- the oadA gene encoding sodium-extruding oxaloacetate decarboxylase subunit alpha, with protein sequence MSKPLAITDVVLRDAHQSLFATRLRLEDMLPIAEQLDNVGYWSLETWGGATFDACIRYLGEDPWERLRALKQAMPKTPMQMLLRGQNLLGYRHYGDDVVEKFVERAHHNGMDVFRIFDAMNDVRNFEKAIKATVDVGAHAQGTISYTTSPVHTIDTWLDLAKRLEDLGCHSLCIKDMSGLLKPYEAFELISRIKASCDVPLALHCHATTGLSTATAVKAAEAGLDILDTSVSSMSQTYGHTPTETVIAMLEGTERDTDLDLEQLEPISAYFREVRKKYAKFEGSLKGIDARILLAQVPGGMLTNMESQLKEQGAADRFDEVLAEIPRVREDLGFIPLVTPTSQIVGTQAVLNVLTGERYKSITKETAGVLKGEYGKAPAAVNAELQAKVLAGAEPITCRPADLIDDELAVLTAELTTKAKEEQISLAEQQVDDVLTYALFPQVGLNFLKNRNNPAAFEPAPQLEPVASGEHDSTPVVATGGIEAYSVKVNGQVYDVEVGPSGELTSVVSAPTASSAPAAPAASEAESIAAPLAGNIFKINVQPGHQVSEGDVLVILEAMKMETEVRAARSGVIQALHVKEGDSVSVGSPILSLV encoded by the coding sequence ATGTCTAAACCTTTAGCGATAACAGACGTCGTATTACGCGACGCTCATCAATCATTATTTGCCACCCGTCTTCGTCTTGAAGATATGTTACCGATTGCCGAACAGCTTGATAATGTTGGTTATTGGTCGTTAGAAACATGGGGAGGGGCAACCTTCGACGCCTGCATTCGTTACCTTGGTGAAGATCCTTGGGAGCGCTTACGAGCCTTAAAGCAGGCGATGCCCAAAACCCCGATGCAGATGCTACTGCGTGGTCAAAACTTACTGGGGTATCGCCATTACGGCGATGATGTGGTTGAGAAGTTTGTTGAACGTGCTCACCATAATGGGATGGATGTGTTTCGTATTTTCGATGCGATGAATGACGTCCGTAATTTTGAAAAGGCGATAAAGGCCACGGTTGATGTCGGTGCACATGCCCAAGGCACCATTTCTTACACTACGAGCCCAGTTCATACGATAGATACTTGGTTAGACCTTGCTAAACGCCTTGAAGATTTGGGTTGCCACTCACTATGTATTAAAGACATGTCAGGGCTTTTAAAGCCTTATGAAGCATTTGAGCTGATTTCGCGTATTAAAGCCTCATGTGATGTGCCTTTAGCACTGCATTGCCATGCAACAACTGGGCTCTCTACGGCAACGGCTGTCAAAGCCGCAGAAGCAGGCTTAGATATTCTCGATACTTCGGTATCGTCAATGAGCCAAACCTATGGTCATACCCCAACTGAAACCGTTATTGCGATGCTAGAAGGCACTGAGCGTGATACCGATTTAGACCTTGAGCAGTTAGAGCCTATTTCGGCATATTTCCGTGAGGTACGTAAAAAGTACGCCAAGTTTGAAGGCAGTTTGAAAGGGATTGATGCGCGTATTTTATTGGCGCAAGTGCCCGGTGGCATGTTAACCAATATGGAAAGCCAGTTGAAAGAGCAAGGTGCAGCCGATCGTTTTGATGAGGTATTGGCAGAGATCCCAAGGGTGCGTGAAGATTTGGGCTTTATTCCTCTGGTGACGCCAACCTCGCAAATTGTAGGTACTCAGGCGGTCTTAAATGTATTAACAGGTGAGCGCTATAAGAGTATTACCAAAGAAACTGCGGGTGTATTAAAAGGTGAATACGGTAAAGCGCCTGCGGCTGTAAATGCAGAGCTGCAAGCCAAAGTCTTAGCCGGTGCAGAGCCGATTACATGCCGCCCTGCTGATCTGATTGATGATGAACTCGCGGTGCTAACCGCAGAATTGACGACGAAAGCAAAAGAAGAACAGATCTCGCTGGCTGAACAGCAAGTGGATGATGTACTGACTTATGCTTTGTTCCCACAAGTCGGCCTGAATTTCCTTAAGAATCGTAATAACCCAGCTGCGTTTGAACCTGCGCCACAGCTTGAGCCTGTCGCTTCTGGTGAACACGACTCGACACCTGTTGTCGCAACGGGGGGGATTGAAGCATATAGCGTGAAAGTGAACGGCCAGGTTTATGATGTGGAAGTTGGCCCAAGTGGTGAATTGACCTCTGTTGTATCAGCCCCTACTGCTAGCAGTGCACCCGCAGCGCCAGCGGCGAGTGAGGCTGAATCGATTGCCGCGCCATTGGCGGGTAATATTTTTAAAATCAACGTACAGCCGGGTCACCAAGTATCGGAAGGTGATGTCTTGGTGATATTGGAAGCAATGAAAATGGAAACCGAAGTGCGCGCTGCACGTAGTGGGGTGATCCAAGCGTTGCATGTCAAAGAGGGTGACTCGGTATCGGTAGGCTCACCGATTTTGAGCTTAGTGTAA
- a CDS encoding sodium ion-translocating decarboxylase subunit beta yields MDGLLKLWSETGIANFEFGQIVMMIVGFGLLFLAIRKGFEPLLLLPIGFGAILANIPNAGFTEEGGLLYYIYHVGIETGIFPLLIFMGVGAMTDFGALIANPKTLLLGAAAQFGIFFTLFGAILLNLVPGMEFSMADASSIAIIGGADGPTAIFLASRLSPDLLGAIAVAAYSYMALVPIIQPPIMKALTSPEERKIKMQQLRHVSKAEKILFPLAVLMMTVFFLPSATPLVGMFCLGNLMRESGVVDRLSNTVQNELINVVTIMLGLGVGSKLEADTFLQLETLGILLLGAVAFSVGTGGGVLMAKLLNRFSKEDINPLIGAAGVSAVPMAARVVNKVGLESNPQNFLLMHAMGPNVAGVLGSAVAAGILLALVSP; encoded by the coding sequence ATGGATGGTTTATTGAAACTCTGGTCGGAGACTGGAATCGCAAACTTTGAGTTTGGCCAGATCGTCATGATGATCGTGGGCTTTGGCTTACTGTTTTTGGCAATTCGAAAAGGTTTTGAGCCTTTGTTGTTATTGCCGATAGGCTTTGGGGCAATTTTAGCGAATATCCCCAATGCTGGCTTTACCGAAGAAGGTGGCTTGTTGTACTACATCTACCACGTAGGGATTGAAACCGGTATTTTCCCGCTTTTGATCTTTATGGGGGTGGGGGCCATGACGGACTTTGGCGCTTTGATTGCTAACCCCAAAACCCTATTACTCGGTGCTGCGGCACAGTTTGGTATCTTCTTCACTCTGTTTGGTGCGATCTTACTGAACTTGGTGCCTGGGATGGAGTTTAGTATGGCGGATGCATCATCGATCGCCATCATAGGTGGTGCTGACGGCCCTACGGCGATCTTCCTCGCCAGCCGATTGTCGCCTGATTTGCTTGGTGCTATCGCTGTTGCCGCGTACAGTTATATGGCGTTGGTTCCTATTATTCAGCCACCGATCATGAAAGCGTTAACGTCACCGGAAGAGCGTAAGATCAAAATGCAACAGCTACGTCATGTCAGCAAAGCAGAAAAGATCTTATTCCCATTGGCTGTGTTGATGATGACCGTCTTTTTCTTACCTTCAGCTACGCCTTTAGTAGGCATGTTCTGTTTAGGTAACTTGATGCGTGAATCTGGTGTCGTGGATCGTTTATCTAACACGGTACAGAATGAATTAATCAATGTGGTGACCATCATGCTTGGCCTCGGTGTGGGGTCAAAACTGGAAGCGGATACCTTCTTGCAGCTTGAAACCTTAGGTATTCTATTATTAGGTGCGGTGGCGTTTAGCGTCGGGACTGGCGGCGGGGTGTTAATGGCGAAGCTGCTTAACCGCTTTAGTAAAGAAGATATTAACCCACTTATTGGTGCGGCTGGCGTGTCTGCTGTACCTATGGCAGCCCGCGTGGTGAACAAGGTTGGGCTAGAGTCTAACCCTCAGAACTTCCTATTAATGCATGCGATGGGGCCTAATGTTGCGGGTGTACTCGGATCGGCAGTTGCGGCTGGTATTTTATTAGCTTTAGTCAGTCCGTAG
- a CDS encoding NADP-dependent oxidoreductase translates to MAFYPMASLPASTQQLAITAFGEANTLQLQTSVLPEPQDDQVMVAVDFSSVNPIDAKTRAGLGWAAAQNQNNLPWVPGYDIAGHVAAVGDNVTHLVVGERVSGFIGFPLEGGAYSQYVNVAAADLSILPDNVSLQAAASLPLAGQTAWQALDKVKVNANDRVLILAGAGGVGHIAVQLAVAKQAQVFATGSADNQAFIEQLGATAIDYRQGELMEQVEPVDVLIDLMGGEVGLAALAAVKPGGRVVTIPTITADQVCQQAEALGLRAEGMLVSPNIEQNNAMLEMIAQGQLSVEVAVTYPLAEGVKAHQHIESGRTRGKVLLAVSNT, encoded by the coding sequence ATGGCTTTCTATCCAATGGCTTCGCTTCCCGCTTCGACTCAACAACTCGCTATCACTGCATTTGGTGAAGCCAATACGCTGCAGCTGCAAACCTCTGTGTTACCCGAGCCACAAGATGACCAAGTGATGGTTGCTGTAGACTTTTCTAGTGTAAACCCGATTGATGCAAAAACACGTGCAGGATTAGGTTGGGCTGCAGCACAGAATCAAAATAATTTGCCTTGGGTACCAGGCTATGACATTGCTGGCCATGTTGCAGCCGTCGGTGACAATGTGACCCATCTAGTCGTAGGGGAACGTGTTAGTGGTTTTATTGGCTTCCCGCTTGAGGGCGGTGCGTATAGCCAGTATGTCAATGTGGCGGCGGCAGATCTGAGTATCTTGCCTGATAATGTATCGCTGCAAGCAGCTGCAAGTTTACCCTTAGCCGGACAAACGGCATGGCAAGCTCTCGATAAAGTGAAAGTTAACGCCAATGATCGGGTCTTAATTTTGGCTGGTGCGGGTGGTGTCGGTCATATTGCGGTGCAATTGGCTGTTGCCAAGCAAGCGCAGGTATTTGCGACGGGCTCTGCGGATAATCAAGCCTTCATTGAACAGCTCGGGGCAACGGCGATCGATTACCGCCAAGGTGAGCTGATGGAACAAGTTGAACCTGTTGATGTCCTGATCGATTTAATGGGGGGCGAAGTTGGTTTAGCTGCATTGGCAGCAGTGAAGCCTGGCGGTCGGGTAGTGACGATCCCTACGATCACTGCCGATCAAGTGTGTCAGCAAGCCGAAGCGCTAGGGTTAAGGGCTGAAGGCATGTTGGTGAGCCCTAATATTGAACAAAATAACGCTATGCTTGAAATGATCGCGCAAGGTCAGTTGAGTGTTGAGGTTGCGGTAACCTATCCGCTCGCGGAAGGGGTTAAGGCGCATCAACACATAGAGTCAGGACGTACTCGCGGCAAAGTTTTATTGGCAGTCAGTAATACATGA
- a CDS encoding YqaA family protein encodes MISTLVNGDSALWVLFSTGFLSATLLPGGSEANLVATLKLGDNAVWLVVTVATLGNTLGGMTNYWLGRLLPDKTSDEKQGHRALLWLKKYGYWSLFFSWLPIIGDPLCLAAGWLRMHHWLSFLIIMIGKALRYSVLAMIVVGFL; translated from the coding sequence ATGATTTCAACATTAGTAAATGGCGACTCAGCGTTATGGGTGTTGTTTTCAACCGGTTTTTTGAGTGCCACCTTATTGCCTGGCGGCTCTGAAGCGAACTTAGTTGCCACATTGAAATTAGGCGATAACGCAGTATGGCTAGTTGTTACGGTTGCGACGTTGGGGAATACCCTTGGCGGTATGACCAATTATTGGCTAGGTAGATTACTACCAGATAAAACTTCTGATGAAAAACAGGGTCATAGAGCTTTATTATGGCTTAAAAAGTACGGTTACTGGTCATTGTTCTTTAGCTGGCTGCCTATCATTGGTGATCCCCTCTGTCTTGCTGCAGGTTGGTTGCGAATGCATCATTGGCTCAGTTTTCTCATTATTATGATTGGTAAAGCGCTACGTTACTCCGTGTTGGCCATGATTGTGGTTGGCTTTTTATAA